TTATGATTACATATGAATCATCGAACGACTAATCTTTTTTTCGTTTACGAGTTGATTTAAACTCATTTCCATTGTGTGCATTCCTTGTTGAACCGAAGTCTGCAAGACATTTGGAATTTGATACATTTTTTCAGAACGAATTAAATTTTTAATCGCACTATTATTAATTAACATTTCCGTTGCCGCTATACGTCCCGTTCCTTTTGCCGTTGGAAGCAATCGTTGTGATAAGATTCCCACCAAAACATTTGCCAGCATCATTCGAATTTGATCCCTTTGTTGCGCTGGGAAAACATCAATCATTCGTTCGATACTTCCAGCCGCATCCGATGTATGCAACGTACCTAATACCAAATGTCCAGTCTCAGAAGCAGTAATTGCTGTGGAGATGGTTTCTAAATCCCTCAACTCTCCTACAAAAATAACGTCAGGATCTTGTCTCAAACTCGCTCGTAACCCATTTTGAAAAGATAACGTATCAAATCCAACTTCTCTTTGTTCGACAATCGACTTCTTATGCGAGTGAAGGTATTCAATCGGATCTTCTAGAGTAATGATGTGGCGCGTCATATGTTGGTTCATATAGTCAATCAAGGAGGCAAGTGTGGTGCTTTTCCCACTGCCGGTTGGTCCCGTTACTAAAAACAGTCCATGCGGCTTTTCTACTAGTTGCCTGGTAATAGCCGGAATTCCCAAGCTTTCTAAAGTAGGGATTTCTTTGGAAATAATTCGAAAAGCAATCGAGAGCGAATCTCTTTGATAAAACGCATTTACTCTAAAACGAGCGACCCCATGAATCCCATAAGAAAAATCAAGTTCACGTTTTTGTTGTAGTACGTTCCACATTTCGTTCGTAATAATTTGTTCAACAAACGATTTGGTCTCTCCATAAGACAGAGCCGATTGCTTTTGGGAGACCAGTCTTCCATTTATTCGAAAAGTAGGAGGGGTTCCTACTACTAAATGAACATCAGAAGCTCCCTTTTCATATGCCTCTCGTAATATATCGTCCAAGATTTCCATTTTTTTTGCCTCTATTCCTTATTCCTCTATGGACGAAACTCGTAGTACTTCTTCAAGAGTTGTCTTTCCTGCTTTTACTTTCATTAAACCATCATCAATTAAGAACCGGGTTCCTTTTTTCTTTAAGTCGTTTTTGAGTTCTTGTAAGGGAGTATGATTCATCAATAACTGCTTCATATCTTCTGTCATTACGATCAGCTCATGGATCGCCATTCGTCCCCGGTAGCCCGTTTGACGACACATATCACAGCCTTTTCCAACAGTAACTTCTTCAATAGTCTGGTTTCGTTTTTCAAAAATTTCTTGCTCAACTAAGGTAGCTTTTCGTGTATACGCACAATCTTTACATACCATTTTCACTAAACGCTGCGCAACGACCCCACTTAATGCAGAAACAATTAGATAAGACTCAATATCCATATCCAGTAAACGAGGAATGGCTTCAATCGCACTGTTCGTATGTAAGGTACTGAATACTAAGTGACCGGTTAGAGCAGCACGAACGCTGTTTTCCGCTGTCTCCTTGTCACGGATTTCCCCCACCATAATAATATTAGGGTCTTGCCTTAAAATAGAACGCAGACCTGTCGCGAAAGTCAATCCTATTTGAGGATTCACTTGTACTTGGTTGATTCCTTCTAATTGGTATTCAACGGGATCTTCAATCGTTATAATATTACTTTCCGCTTGATTTAATTCATTAATCGATCCATATAGTGTGGATGTTTTACCAGAACCAGTTGGGCCGGTTAATAAAATCAGTCCAGATGGTTGTTTAATCAACTTTCGATACTCTTCTAAAATATCTTCTTCCAAGCCAATATCATCTACTTTTTTAAATACATTGGACATATCTAAAATACGAATAACAATTTTCTCACCGTAGACGGTTGGCATGGTTGATACTCGTAAGTTGACTCTTTTACCTAGAATATTTGTATTGATTCGGCCATCTTGGGGCAATCGGGTCTCTGTAACATTGAGTCCTGCCATGATTTTAATACGAGCGACTAATGAATTCGTCAGTTGCTTCGGCAATGGTCGCTCGCTTCGTAGTAATCCATCAATCCGGTAACGAACAGAAACATGGTACTCCATTTGATCCAAGTGAATATCAGAAGCATGTAAGGAAACACCTGTTTCTAGTAGTTGGTTGAAAATTCTTACGGCTGGAGCATCTTCACCTTCGACATATTCAAAGGTCACATCCTCTGAATCATACAATCGGTTAATCGTCTGTAATAAGTCATCCCTGGTTGCAATAACAGGACGAATAATGAATCCCGTAGAAAACTCCAGTTCTTCTATCGCATAAAAATCTAAGGGGTCGTTCATCGCAACAACTAATCGAGTATTTTCTTTTTTGATAGGAAGCAATAATTTCGACCGTGCAAAATCTTTCGATACGAGAGAAGTTAAAGAAACATCAATTGGATATTGATAGAGAGAAACACTTTCTAACTTTAGCTGGATTTCCAACACATCTAGCAATTGCTTGTCGGTAATGTATCCTTGTTCAACCAATGCTTCCCCTAATTTTTGTTCTTCTTTTTTATTATCGATTGCTTCATTAATTTGATTTTCAGAAATCAAACCCACTTCTTTAAGCATGTCCCCTAATTTTTTCTTTTCAAAATCTGCCATATTTTCACCATCCTTATTTTTCTAAAATTGGTTCTGCATGGATAATATCATCTTTCGAAGCTGGACTAACACTTCCCCCGATGAAAGTAACGGAAAACCAGTGGTATCTACTTCTTCATAAATTAGTTTTGCTCCACCAGATATTTGGAAACTATTTGCAATGACGGTACCATTGATTGTATAACTACCTGACATGTTCACAGATGCATTGGGTGCTATTAACATGAGATTGGACCCTCCGCCCCCACCACTTAAGTTAATTGAACTACTTCCCGATAGTAGAACACCATTAATTTGTGTACTTGAAGCATTAATGTTAGCAGTTTTTACAAGTAAATGTGCATTAATCAAACCAGCCCCAGAAAGGTCTAATAAATCCTCTCCTAAATATATTAAGGTAAGTTTATTACTTGATCCACTTTTATTTAATTTGCTACTACTTGAGATTATAAGAGATTTATTTATTATAAAAGTAACGCTACCATTACCTTTCACCTCAATATTTCTACTGCTAAAAATCATCTCATCAACTAAAATTATATAATTTAAATTATTCTCTCCTGTATCTATTACGAATGGATTATTCGCTAATATTTCAATTTTAGGAATATAAAAATCTGAATTTAGCTGAAGTTTATACTTAGAACCGTAGTCTCCTGTAATTTTTATATTAACCTTATCGCTATTCCTCTCTTTATATTCAACATTTCCATCATTAATAGTCAATGTTTTTGTGATATCAGGTGCAGTAATATTTTTTAATAGACTCTCATAAGTCTCCCAAGGTACCTCTATCTTTTTAGTAACAAACATTTTCTCCAAAAATATTCTAACGTTTTCTTCAGTAGTTTCAGAACTTCCATTTGTATTAAAACCACCTCTTATATTAGAATAATCAACCATATTTTTGATTGAGATATTCCCTGGATAAACGAATTTGATATCAGTATTATTGGGCCTAGAATATAATTTTACTGGTTGTTTTTCTTCAGAATAAATATAAGCAGTTCCTTTTAATTTCCCACCCATGAACACTATTGTTTTATTAGCAATCAACGCTGTATCTTCAGGAATAGAAGGAAATTCGCCACCTGTACTTTTTTCAATCCAGTTCACAACAAATTCTTTTTCGACAACTCTTTTTTTATTTCCAATTTTGCCGGTTGATGATATTTTATAAGTTTTGGCTGTGCCTTCTTCTTTTGGATCAGCAACAACAATCTTAGCAGTGGTATTTTCTCCAAACTGTTGATTAAAAGTATATTCTTCATTATTATTAACTGATTCTACTATTCCAGAAACATAATTAAAAAAGGTATCTGATGTGATTTGTTCTTTATTATAAGCAGTCCATACTTGACTAGATAGCTCTTCATAAGCCATTTCTGCTCCTGCTTCTGCGATATAGTAAGCAGAAGTATCGTCTCGGTTGGCATCACTTAAGCGGTAACTTCCGATGGTGAGTGCTCCAATTGAAATCCCCAGGATGGACAAAATAAGTAGAACGCCCAGAGTCATTACCAAAGCACTACCTTTTTCATCTATCGCAATTTTGTTTTGTATTTTCTGTTTCATTGTATTCACCTTCTAAAGTATATAGCCGTACTATACTCTTTCGATTTACCATTCTGATTGGGTTTACTTGTAACTGAAATTTTAATACCTTCATTATCTTCAATTTCTTCCACATCGAAACTTTCAATGTTATCTGCTAGAACTTGGCCATTCTTTTTAAGTTGAGAGTTGTCTAACTTAAATTCGATACCGTCAATGATAAGTACAGATTTATCTACAGTAACAGAATCAGGTCCGGCTTTCCTTACTTCTCTTGATAGAACAGAAAGACTGTAGGTTAAGTCATTTGATTGCTTCGCTGAATAGGATTCGTTGATGTATTGCTTTTGTCCAAACATATGAACCGATCCTACCAGAAGAATTACAACAGAAAGAATCGCTATACTAGCTAGTAACTCTATCAGAGTCATTCCTTCTTCGTTCACTAAACTATTTTTCAGTAGAGTCTTCGGGGAGTGGGAAACGTGTTTCCATTTTCGCATATTCTTTTCCTCCTTTAGAGACAGTAACTGTCGCAGTATAAAGGTTATTTACGGGGTCTCCTACTTTTGTCTCTACCTCAAAACCTGAAATGGTTGTTTCCATTTCATCAGGAATTTTATCATGAGTAAGGCGTTCCATTTCTGCTTGAGCAAAAAAGGTCGCTTTATTTGTATCATCTATTTGTACATTCGTTTTCGAGGCTTGTATAAAAAAAGATAAAAATGTTGTAACAATTAATGTAATCAAAACAATAGAAGCCAGCAACTCTATCAAAGTCACTCCGGATTCGTTTGACCAGTCTATTTTTATAGTTTTTTTATCTTTTAATTTCATAATTTTCTTCCTTTTTTAAAGAATTTCTTTTTATTATTACTAGATATCCATTCTTTAATAGTTCCTTTGAAGATATAAACTTACCATTTGTAAGTATATGACTATTATAATAAACTGTCAATGACTTTTGTTTACACTTTCTTCTATAAAATAGTTCTTTTTGCACATATCATACTAAAATTATAAATTAGATGTTTAACGAACACAAAAAGATACTCATACATCCCTATTTATTTATTACTTTTGTTTACACTTACAAATTAATGATCTGTTTTTTTATATTTATTTTCTTCCTCAACGAAAATAAATGCAAAGAACATATCTATATCTATACAAATAACCACCCTTAAACTCATATAAGATAGTTTGAGGGTGGTATTGGTTGTTTTTTTACAAAGAAAATAAATAAATGAGTTTTTCTTTCCATTCGGTAGATTGACTGTTTTCTTTTGTTTGTTCTTCTTTTATACTTTCTAGACTCCCTATGAAGTCTTCTACGTTTGATTGGCAGCTCGAACAACACCACTCTGGTTTTTCTAATAATTGATGTCCAAAATGATTGGAAATAAATTTGCGTTTACAAAATGTAGTTTCTGAAAATTCCTTCATTTTTCTCAACTGTTCGACTTTGTCTTGAATTCGATTTTTTACAAGAATACTTGCTTCTTGTTCATTCAATTTTTTTTGTAGAATCAGCTGCAGCATAGCATGATCGGAATCAGATAGGTGCTGGTGGAGATCTTTATCTTGTTGGAGCCGATGAAAAGGAAGGCTTAATAAATCTGTTTCTTTGGTTTTTCGCATTTTAAATTGAAAATCAGAAGGTGCATACAAGAGCGTCACGACACTCTCTTTTCCATCTCTTCCTGCTCTTCCAGCTTCTTGAAGATATTCTTCTAGAGAATTGGGAAGATGATAATGAATGACCGATCTAATATTTGATTTGTTAATGCCCATTCCGAAAGCAGCGGTCGCACAAATTAAATCAAGTTCTCCTTCTAAAAATTGATGCTGAATCGTATTTCGATCTTCTAATGTACGGTCGGCATGGTACGTATCCACCTTCAAAGACGTATGACCTTTAATCAATTGACGAACAGCTTCTGCTTGTACTTTACTTGAAAAATAGATAATTCCTGGCATTGGATATTCTTCTAACAGCGCTAGCAATATCGGATCCTTGTCAGATCGAGAAACTTCTTTTACTTGATAAAATAAATTTTTACGGTTGGGATCATGAAAAAAAATATCGGTTTGACTGTCCGGTAATCCTAAAAAATGAATAACATCTGTTACTACTTTTTCTGGAGCAGTGGCTGTCAGTGCTAACGTTAACGGGAAATCCAATTGCTGTCTAACCGTACCCAACGTTAAATAATCTGGACGGAAATCCATCCCCCACTGTGAAATACAGTGGGCTTCATCCACAACTAATAACCCAATCCTTAATTGCTTCAATTTTGCTATTAACCAATCGGACTGAAGCATTTCAGGGGAAACAAATAAAAACTGATAATCCGATAGATGGTTTGAAATGTATTTTCTTTCATCGAATGAACTCATACTATTCAAAGCAGCTACTCGCTTTTCTCCTGCTCGTTTCATTTGCATGACTTGGTTATCCATCAACGATAAGAGAGGGAAACAACAAGGGTCATTCCTTCTGTAGAATAACCACAAAATTGATAGATGAGTGACTTTCCAGAACCCGTTGGTAGAATAGCTACCGCATTTCTTTTGTCTAATACCGATTCAATCACTTCTTTTTGGCCCATTCGAAACTGTTCAAAACCAAACCAAGTCTTTAATTTAGATTCCAGGGAGTCCTTTTCCATCTTTTTTCATCACCTCACTCCTCACTTGCATTAATCGACTTTCAAAGAAAGATATCGTAGGGAATTCCTTTTGAATCTCTTTGTAATCCAAAGTATCTCCTTTTTCTAAAAAGTCAGTTACATAGTTCATTTGTTGCTCATTTAAAAATTGCTCAAATGGAAACGAGAAAGATAAAATTGCTAATTCAGTAAGATGATCATTAATCGTACTGTCTTTTAAACGACGCCGACTACTTAAATCGGCCGGTTTCACTCCACTAGATAACAGTAGAAAGGTTTCCTGAACGCTATTTGACCATAAGTACCCTTCACTTTTTAACTGATGATATAGTTTGTATAAGATTGAATATTGATTGGGATGGCTTTCAAGATTAACTAAAATTTGAACCCATCCCTGTTGCCAAATAATAATGACTTCCGACTCTTCTAAACTATATTCTTCCGCAACTTGTCGAGACGTTTTTCGAACATACCGGTTTCCTTCAAACTGCTCCACAAAAATAGTTTTGTCCTTCATTTTTATATTTTCTAACAAAGCAATCCATTCTTTTCCATAAGCAGTCGATATCTCTTCTCGTGGAATCGTCATATTTTTTATAAAGGACTTCAACCAGTTTTGTTCTGCTAGTCCTTCTAACAATGGAAAATAGTCTTTATTTTGATGACTCATTTCTGAAAGAACTTGCACAAGAAACAAGCTTTTCTTTTTAAATTCTGGTATCATTCGTACATACCGAATTTGTTGAAAATAGTTGATTCTTGTATGTGTTTGAAAGAAGTCTTCCTTTTGTTTAACTCCTTTTTCGGTTACGCAATACCCTTCGTCAACTAGATAAATGAAGTCATCTTGTACCATCGAATGGATTATCTTTTCGAATGATTCCCATTTTAATTTAGGAAACAATCCAAAATAACCACCTAACTCATATTTTAAAGACTGAATCATAACTGAAACCGTTCTTTTTCCGGTAAAAATATGATATAAAGATTTTAATTTTCGTGATTCTGTAGTTGAAAAAGCATCTAAAAAAAGATAATCTAAGTAGTGTACCTTCCTCATCAAGTCACCTCACTAAAAGAAAAGATGTGTTTCTATGTATTATACCAAAATAGACAAAGAAAAGTGTATTGCTTGTGGACTTTGTCAACTGTATGCACCAACTCTATATGAGTACGATCAAAATGGAATTGCCTATACCGTGAAAGACGATAATAAAGGACTAGTTCCTGTAGAAGAAAAGGAAATCAATGATTTCCGTAAAGCTTATACGAGTTGTCCTACAGGTGCCATTTTACGGTCCACTACTCCTTTTGAGTCAGAGGAAAACAATTCAAAGTAAGTAAAAAAGAACCAAATTTGCTTAAACAAGCAATTTGGTTCTTTTTGTAATTTTATGCTATTAATTTGCCTTGACGAACAAGCCATGGTTTCAGTTTAGGAAATGCCATTAGGAAAACCGTACTAATAATCGCACCTTTAATGACGTTAAAAGGTACAACCCCTGCTACGATATATGCTCTTAGATCACCAACATTAAAATTCAATATTTTAAGATAAAGAGGCGTAATTACATACCAATTCGCAATCGATAGAACAACAGTTAAAGTAAGTGTTCCCATTAAAAACGCTAGAATCATGCCATTTTTTGTTTTTGCTTTTCGCAATAGATAGTAGGCTGGTAAACAATACGAAATCGATGCCAGAAAACTTGCTAGATCGCCGATTGGATATCCCATATCTCCTCCTGTTGAAAGGTAGTGTAAAAGTGTTTTAATAACAGCAGAAAAAATTCCGCCAGCTGGCCCATACAATAAAAATGAAATTAAAATGGGTAGGTCACTAAAATCAACCTTCAAATACGAAAAAGCAGGTAGAACAGGAAAAGCTAAAAACATTAAGATAAAACCTAACGCGCCAAACAACGATACTCCCACAAGTTGGTGGGTTCTTCCTTTTAACATATGAAATCCTCCTGTTGAAACCATCTCAGAGAATAGATTTTGATATACAAAAAAACCATTCCACCTGTCTTCAAAAAAACGGGAGAATGGGCTCATTGATTTTTACATATCAAAGAAACCTAATCTTCTTCCATCCAGACTATACTGTCGGTACTGGAATTACACCAGTTCAGCCTATGTATAAACATAAGGTAGTGGACTATACCACCGGTCGGGAATTTCACCCTGCCCTGAAGACGTTTCATATTTATTATTTATTTCACTAACTAATATACCCCATAATCGAAAAGAGGTCAACCTATTGATTTGATTTACTTTTTTCAAAGTCTGCATCCTTATAAGGGAGGCGAACTGTAAACCTAGTTCCTTCATCTAATTTACTTACGACTTCAACTTTACCAGTATGTTCCTTTACGATTGATTGAACAAGAGAAAGACCAATTCCCGTGCCATTTTGTTTGGGCTTGGTTCTTGCTTTATCGTCTTTGAAAAAACGCTCAAAAATATAGGGAATACTTTCTTCGCTAATCCCCAGACCATTATCTGTTACCATAAATAAAATCTCATCGAGGACCGTATCTAATTTCACTTCAATAGCTACAAATTTTTCCCTATGGGAGGAACTATCTGCAGAATATCGAATCGCATTATCAATCAAATTATAAATAACATGGCTCATTTTCTCTTCATCCATTTGATAGTACTCTAGATTATCTTCAATGAGAAACGAACACTTTATCTGATTGCGTTTGAATGTGTCTGAAAAACGAGAAATAATATGAAGGAAAAAAGATTTTAAACGAACCGATTCTATTTGTAAATCTGCATGTCCAGCATTTATGCGAGAAAGACTTAGTAGACTATTAATCGTCTTATTTAGTTCATTTGCTTCATCAAAGATAATTTTAGCCATTTCATTTTTATCCTCAACTGTTTCCGCAATATCATCAATGATCGCTTCACTATATCCTTTAATGGTTGCGAGCGGTGTACGGAAGTCATGCGAAACGTTTGTAATGAGGTCTTCTCGAATCGAAGACAACCTCTTCGCTTCTGTGATATCTTCAATGATTAACAAAACCCCTTTTACATCACTTTTTTCTTCATCGAAAAGTGGTGAAAAACGAATTTTATATATAGATTGAATATATTGTATTTCAATATTTTTACTAGTTTGAGTAGTAAAAACGGCTTCTATCATTTCACGATACTTGATACGAATTTCATGATGTTGTTTTTCACCAGTTGTTTTTGCATATAAATTTCGGTGTTTTTCGCCAGTAGAATTAAGTACACGAATACTTAGATCTTTATCTACATAAATAACTCCCACTGCTAAACTATCAAAAACTAAACGCAAAAGACTTTTTCTTTCTTATTCATCAGATTTCCAGCTTCCATTGTTTTCCCCATCTTATTGATGGCAGTCGCTAACTCCCCTATTTCATCTTGAGTTTGAATCAATAAGGATTGTCTGAAGTTGTATTGAGAGTAATCAAAGGCTAATTCCGTCATTTTTTTTATTGGAGTATATATTTTTTTTTGTTGTTGGTGATAAAAATAAAAGATAAGTCCTAAATAAAGTAACAACAACAAGAAAAAGAGAAGCTGACTTCGAAGTAAATACGTTTCCCAAGCGGAAGAATCTTTACTTAATAGCAACGTAACCGATTGATTATTTACTTTTAAACGCTCTAATGATAAAAAGAAAGATTTCTTTTGATTTCTTTCATCCCGATATAAAACCTTTTTTACAACAGAATCATTTTGACTAATTAAATCATGATCGGTTTCCGAATCAAGAACATACTTTTCAATAAAATATAAAAGTACATTGCTACTGGAATCACTATTTAAATTAACAACATCCTCTTCATGAAGAAGCAAGGCAACCATGTCATCTGGAATATCACTTGCTAATTCGGAAAAAGAGCCGTTTAAAAGTCTTTCATCTACTATTTTATCTTGAACCGTTTGGATACTCTCTTGGATGTTTTGATTGTACACATCACCAATCGTATTTTTCAAACTAGCATTTGTGATATAAACAAAAAATATTAATATACTAATCCCAGCAATAGAAAGATATAGATTATTTTTGAGGATTAAGTTTTTTCTTTTCATTTGCTCTCTTCTTCTAAGTCAAAGTATCTACCTGCGTTTGCTTCTACTTCAATCGGAGAAAATTTGTAGCCAGTTCCCCACACCGTTACAATCATTTTGGAAACTTGAGATGATTTTTTTTGAAGTTTTTCTCGCAAACGTTTAATATGTGTATCTACTGTTCGTAAGTCCCCAAAATAATCATAGCGCCATACTTCTTTTAAAAGAATTTCTCTAGTAAAAATCTTTTCTGGATTTTTGACAAGATAAAGAAATAAATCAAATTCTTTTGGCGTTAATGTAATGGGATCACCTTCTGCAAGAATTAAACGCGAATCAGGATGAATTTCTAAGTGCGGATGAGAAATAATAAATGTTTCTGGTTCCTCTACTCTTGTTCTCTTTAAAATTGCTGCTACTCGCAACATCACTTCTCTGGGACTAAATGGTTTGACAATGTAATCATCCGCGCCTACTTGAAGTCCTTCTACACGGTGATTCTCTTCCCCTCGAGCGGTAATCATTAAAATGGGTATCTCACTCGTTTTTCGAACTTCGGTTACCACTTCTAATCCGCTAATACCGGGTAGCATAATATCTAAAAGTACTAAGTCAAATTCTTCTGTTTGAATCTTTTCAATTGCTGAGTAGCCATCTTCGGCTTCTTGAGTAAGATATCCTTCTTTAGTTAAATATAACTTTAAAAGACGTCTAATTCGTTCTTCATCATCTACAATTAATATTTTTGCAACAGAATTTACCAATTATTACACCCTTTCCCCATTCTTCCATTCGTTGAAAAGGAGTATTAAGAAACTACTTTATTTCGTTTCATTACTTCTAGCCATTTTTTTTAACTTTTCAACTTCAAAAGCATTTAATGAACGATACATTCCTGGTTGTAGGTTATCTAACGTTAGAAAACCAAATTGTTCTCTTTTAATTTAACTACCGGACAACCAATCGCTTCGAACATTTTTTTGACTTGATGATTCCATCCCTCATGAATGGTTAGTTCCACTACTGCAGTTTTCTTTTGAGCTTGTGAAGATAATAAAGTAGCTTTTGCTTTGGAAGTTTTTTTGCCATTAATGACAATTCCTTTTTCTAGTTGTACCAGTTGTTGGTTAGTAGGGATTCCTTCTACCTTTGCAACATATCTTTTTTCGACATGATAACGCGGATGCATCAATAAGTTCGCAAACTCACCATCATTCGTTAGTAGCAACAAGCCTGTTGTATCATAATCTAGTCGACCAATCGGATAAATTCTTTCTTTGATATCACGGAAATAATCGGTCACTACCGCTCTATCTTTATCGTCTGTTACCGTTGAGACAGTATTACGTGGTTTGTTGAAAAGAAAGTAAACCGGATGCTCTTTATAAATGGGCAATCCTTCTACTTCTACTCGGTCACTCGTAGATACTTTTGTACCTAATGTCGTAACCGTTTCTCCATTGACTGTTACTTTTCCTTTTAGAATAAGCTCTTCTGCTTTTCTTCTTGAGGCAATTCCAGCATGGGCAATTACTTTTTGTAAACGTTCCATAGTATCTCCTAATTTCATCTTCATTACATTTTTTCATAGATGAATTGATTTTATTTTTTCTAAAATTGAATTCTAGTTTTCATCGGTTTCTTCTTTATCTTCTGTACGATCCTTT
The Jeotgalibaca sp. MA1X17-3 genome window above contains:
- a CDS encoding cell wall metabolism sensor histidine kinase WalK, with translation MRLVFDSLAVGVIYVDKDLSIRVLNSTGEKHRNLYAKTTGEKQHHEIRIKYREMIEAVFTTQTSKNIEIQYIQSIYKIRFSPLFDEEKSDVKGVLLIIEDITEAKRLSSIREDLITNVSHDFRTPLATIKGYSEAIIDDIAETVEDKNEMAKIIFDEANELNKTINSLLSLSRINAGHADLQIESVRLKSFFLHIISRFSDTFKRNQIKCSFLIEDNLEYYQMDEEKMSHVIYNLIDNAIRYSADSSSHREKFVAIEVKLDTVLDEILFMVTDNGLGISEESIPYIFERFFKDDKARTKPKQNGTGIGLSLVQSIVKEHTGKVEVVSKLDEGTRFTVRLPYKDADFEKSKSNQ
- a CDS encoding response regulator transcription factor, with the translated sequence MVNSVAKILIVDDEERIRRLLKLYLTKEGYLTQEAEDGYSAIEKIQTEEFDLVLLDIMLPGISGLEVVTEVRKTSEIPILMITARGEENHRVEGLQVGADDYIVKPFSPREVMLRVAAILKRTRVEEPETFIISHPHLEIHPDSRLILAEGDPITLTPKEFDLFLYLVKNPEKIFTREILLKEVWRYDYFGDLRTVDTHIKRLREKLQKKSSQVSKMIVTVWGTGYKFSPIEVEANAGRYFDLEEESK